In one window of Acidobacteriota bacterium DNA:
- the secD gene encoding protein translocase subunit SecD, giving the protein MDHNRIRNRTFFILAVVIACVLGLTGFPKNVTQLKANLASRIQLGLDLKGGTHMVLQVHVDDAVQVTTDQALERLRDEMATRSISYGSIERKGISSILINGVPDEKSGDLDALVAQQFSSWTLQRVPGQLTARMVNMKVSEVNTIRNQALDQARETIRRRVDALGLVGPEVADYGQGDFELVIQLPGVSDATRVRNIIQATAMLELKIVRGGPYSARETALSSFGGVLPPGTELIPGSPDSSSSATTGGQVFYLLNQVAAVTGRDLTGAQPASGRNGQPSVNFTLSRDGAVRFGEVTSKNIGKQLAIVLDNRVVSAPVIQSQITDSGEITGSFTPQQTSDLALMLRSGALPASITYLNENTVGPSLGADSIRAGIVACVVGFLAVIIFMLVYYRGAGINADVALVLNLVILMAALAYFGAVLTLPGIAGVILTVGMGVDSNVLIFERIREELRHGKAAGAAVAAGFEHAFRTIIDTHVTTVAAAAILFAFGTGPIRGFAVTLTIGLIANLFTSVYVSRTIFDYVLTRRQKGEALSV; this is encoded by the coding sequence GGCTCGATTTAAAGGGCGGGACTCACATGGTCCTGCAGGTCCATGTGGACGATGCCGTGCAGGTGACGACCGACCAGGCGCTGGAACGGTTGCGTGACGAGATGGCTACCCGGAGCATTTCCTACGGCTCGATCGAGCGGAAGGGCATTTCTTCCATTCTGATCAACGGCGTTCCGGATGAGAAATCGGGCGATCTGGACGCGCTGGTCGCGCAGCAATTTTCGTCCTGGACCTTGCAGCGTGTTCCCGGCCAGTTGACCGCGCGCATGGTCAACATGAAGGTAAGCGAGGTCAACACGATTCGCAACCAGGCGCTCGACCAGGCCAGAGAAACCATAAGGCGCAGGGTAGACGCCCTGGGCCTCGTCGGACCCGAGGTGGCCGACTATGGGCAGGGTGATTTTGAGCTGGTCATCCAGCTTCCCGGCGTCAGTGACGCCACGCGCGTCAGGAATATCATTCAAGCCACTGCGATGCTGGAGCTGAAGATTGTTCGGGGAGGTCCGTATTCGGCCCGGGAGACCGCTCTGTCATCTTTCGGGGGCGTGTTGCCGCCGGGAACGGAACTTATTCCAGGCAGCCCGGATTCCTCCAGCAGCGCGACAACGGGCGGACAGGTGTTTTATCTTCTCAACCAGGTGGCCGCCGTCACCGGGCGCGACCTGACGGGAGCTCAGCCCGCAAGCGGGCGGAACGGTCAGCCCAGCGTAAACTTCACCTTATCGCGGGATGGGGCCGTGCGCTTCGGAGAGGTTACGAGCAAGAATATCGGCAAACAGCTTGCGATAGTCCTCGACAACCGTGTTGTTTCCGCGCCGGTCATCCAGAGTCAGATCACTGATTCAGGTGAGATCACAGGATCCTTTACGCCCCAGCAAACTTCAGACCTGGCCTTGATGCTCCGTTCCGGGGCGCTTCCCGCCTCAATTACCTATTTGAATGAGAACACGGTTGGCCCTTCGCTGGGTGCAGACTCCATCCGCGCCGGCATCGTCGCCTGCGTCGTGGGGTTCCTTGCGGTGATCATTTTTATGCTGGTGTATTACCGCGGAGCGGGAATCAATGCAGACGTGGCACTGGTTTTGAACCTGGTAATCCTCATGGCAGCACTTGCTTACTTTGGCGCCGTCCTGACCTTGCCGGGCATCGCAGGCGTCATCCTGACTGTTGGTATGGGCGTCGATTCCAACGTTCTCATCTTTGAGCGTATCCGTGAGGAACTGCGGCATGGCAAGGCTGCCGGGGCTGCAGTGGCCGCCGGGTTTGAACATGCATTCCGGACCATCATTGACACTCACGTGACGACCGTGGCTGCGGCTGCAATCCTCTTTGCTTTCGGCACAGGGCCTATCAGGGGGTTTGCCGTCACGCTGACCATCGGATTGATTGCAAACCTCTTCACTTCGGTGTATGTTTCTAGAACAATTTTTGATTATGTGTTGACCAGACGGCAAAAGGGTGAAGCGCTTAGCGTCTAA
- a CDS encoding energy transducer TonB: MTFLVAPPPPPPPPPPPAKAPPVVIHRVSMQDLMKAPTVIPKTIAKIKDQPVVQSTGVVGGVTGGVPGGEMGGVLGGIIGGVTGGPPPPPPPKPTTPQRIRVGGQVEAAKLIFKPTPDYPPLAKMARIQGTVRLEAIIAKDGTIQDLKVLSGHPLLVKAALDAVKQWRYQPTLLNGEPVEVVTEIDVNFTLAG, from the coding sequence ATGACTTTCCTGGTAGCGCCACCACCACCGCCTCCCCCGCCGCCTCCGCCTGCCAAAGCTCCCCCGGTTGTCATTCATAGGGTGAGCATGCAGGACCTGATGAAGGCGCCGACCGTTATCCCGAAGACGATTGCCAAAATCAAGGACCAGCCGGTTGTGCAGTCAACCGGAGTCGTTGGCGGCGTCACGGGTGGCGTACCGGGCGGCGAAATGGGTGGGGTCCTTGGAGGCATCATCGGAGGGGTGACCGGCGGTCCCCCGCCGCCACCGCCGCCGAAGCCCACAACGCCTCAGCGGATCAGAGTGGGCGGCCAGGTTGAAGCCGCCAAACTGATTTTCAAGCCGACGCCGGATTATCCGCCTCTCGCCAAGATGGCTCGGATCCAGGGAACAGTCAGGCTTGAGGCAATTATTGCAAAGGACGGAACGATTCAGGACTTGAAGGTTTTGAGCGGCCATCCGTTACTCGTCAAAGCCGCTCTGGATGCGGTAAAACAATGGCGCTACCAGCCGACGCTGTTGAACGGTGAACCTGTGGAAGTGGTTACCGAAATTGACGTAAACTTCACCCTGGCGGGGTAG
- the secF gene encoding protein translocase subunit SecF — protein MEFFHEPNIDWLGRKWYFISVSMALLVAGLISIAVHRGLVYGIEFRSGTQVMVKFSKEPDVGAIRRQLASDNWHGASIQSLGLASEHSAMIELPLERGATGGEALDTGKNAIVKALTELYGGASAGKADFNNASAKTLEDHMLVADPLGLASRGIEIATSTYQNLAQAMVKFRDTPPQGGLIANFQQLSAVSGVTPAVLGALEKDFYLSGFTIRNTQIVGPKVGSDLRREAVYVTLAGLAAMLVYIWFRFELIYGVSAVIAVFHDVLITIGLFSLFNKEITLDVIAALLTLVGYSMNDTIVVFDRIRENLPSSKRENFVDLVNRSINQTLSRTILTSGLTFLAVLALYLFGGDVIHGFSFAMVVGVVIGTYSSIAIASPILVFWQTRAGSGRVKEKRKVYEREVAAAKR, from the coding sequence ATGGAATTCTTTCACGAACCTAATATCGACTGGCTGGGCAGGAAGTGGTACTTCATCAGTGTTTCGATGGCTCTGCTGGTTGCGGGATTGATCTCGATCGCCGTGCACCGCGGGCTTGTTTACGGGATCGAGTTTCGCAGCGGCACGCAGGTCATGGTGAAATTTTCCAAGGAACCTGATGTCGGCGCTATTCGCAGGCAGCTTGCCAGTGACAATTGGCACGGTGCATCAATCCAGAGTCTTGGGCTTGCTTCAGAGCATTCGGCGATGATCGAGTTGCCGCTTGAAAGGGGTGCGACCGGTGGCGAGGCCCTGGATACCGGAAAGAATGCCATTGTAAAAGCTCTTACGGAATTGTACGGAGGGGCGTCAGCGGGCAAAGCGGATTTTAACAACGCAAGCGCGAAGACCCTGGAAGACCACATGCTGGTGGCGGATCCGCTGGGTCTGGCTTCCAGGGGAATAGAAATCGCAACCAGCACCTACCAGAACCTTGCTCAAGCAATGGTCAAGTTTCGTGACACGCCGCCGCAGGGCGGGTTGATTGCGAACTTCCAGCAGTTGAGCGCAGTTTCGGGCGTGACCCCGGCGGTCCTCGGGGCGCTGGAAAAGGATTTCTACCTGTCGGGATTTACCATTCGCAACACGCAGATTGTGGGGCCCAAGGTTGGTTCGGACCTGCGGCGCGAAGCCGTTTATGTGACCCTGGCGGGGCTCGCTGCAATGTTGGTTTACATTTGGTTCCGTTTTGAGTTAATTTATGGCGTGTCGGCGGTAATCGCCGTCTTTCACGATGTTCTAATCACGATCGGTTTGTTTTCGCTATTTAACAAAGAGATTACGCTGGATGTCATTGCGGCCCTGCTGACGCTTGTGGGCTATTCGATGAACGATACCATCGTTGTATTCGACCGCATACGAGAGAACCTGCCTTCGAGCAAACGCGAGAACTTTGTCGATCTGGTAAACCGGAGCATTAATCAGACCCTGAGCCGGACTATCCTGACCTCAGGGCTTACGTTTCTTGCGGTCCTTGCGCTCTACCTGTTCGGGGGAGATGTCATCCATGGGTTTTCCTTCGCGATGGTGGTGGGGGTTGTGATTGGAACATATTCTTCCATTGCGATAGCAAGTCCTATCCTGGTGTTCTGGCAAACCAGGGCGGGCAGTGGACGGGTAAAGGAAAAGCGTAAAGTTTATGAGCGGGAAGTTGCTGCTGCCAAACGGTAA